AACAATTAGTGAATTTCAACTGAAACTCACTGATTGACGTAGAGAGTTCCGATTCAATGCATTTCAGGTCTTATGGATTTTTTATATTGTAAGAAATTTAAATATGTCattcattattatttttgatattttatgatattttgaaaaaataaattttcgttCAATAAATTGATAGATGAATGATAGAGGAGTGATATTTAATTTTTACAAGTGGAGAGAGAGATAATAAATTTTCGTTGAGTAAATTAAtagatgagagagagagagaagagagatatttattttttacaagTGGAGCGAGAGAGACGGaggagagaggaggaagaaaaatattagGAGGGATAAAATAGGAAGAACAAATAAATTAGTGCATCCTTTAATACTTCGTACAGTATCATAAATTTTTAGTCGGAAAGCTATACTTTTACTTTTTAATAAACtatcaaaacatacaattaagaAAATAACTTACTATGACCGAATAGCCTTTATTTATTCTCCAAAATCTCTCCGCTTTGCCTATGGAAAAGATTTATAGAAcgtgaatttgattttttttgttttttatttttaagttttattcaACACTCAGCGAGAAATCACCCTAACAAAAGGCTATCAATGCTGCAAATTGGAAAATAGGTATGGGTCACGAATGACCCATAAATGGTTCAAACTCTAATGTAGCCTGTCTCATCTCCTCACTTACCATTGCATATACCGGGACTTTTTTTCAacatatttctattttttttaattaacactAAGTATTTAACTTATGCAGCTTAATTCTAAGATGATCAATCtaatcctataaaaattttctattgatTATCAGGATAAATCAAAAGTACTCATAGTGAACATGTTCATCAATTTAATGATTTTAGGTCAATCgtctatttaaaaaatattatatattaatttgtcaaaactaACCCTCATTCTTTATATGTCTGGAAATttgagaatatgctcctaggctTATCTATGTGCTTCCATTCGCATAGTTAAGTTATGCATCAAATTTTTTATCGAtgcatattttttatccaaaaaataaagtttgatcttgtctgaaatcgAAAAAGAGAATGTATTAGGTAAGTAGCTCCACTGTTATTTGAAAAAAGACTCTGAATTGAAAGAAAACAACACCGAGCACTATTGCATGTCAAAAAAGAACAAGTGGGAAATAAAACGTCAACAACCGTGCCAGGGAGGGATCCCTAGTATAAacactctgacgctcaagtcaatgatTGATTCAGAGAGAAAAGAATACAAGGAACAAAACAATGAATAGTGGCTATGAGTGAGTATGGTTGTGTAGTGTTGCGTTGTGTAATATAACATATTTGCATTTGTAGATAGAGACCCCTTATATAGTAGTGTTGATGCACCTTTGTGAACGAATATCAATATGTTTCTAAAAAATGACAGACCCTTCTTAGACTATgacaacttttcaaaaataggtcCATCGTTTTTGTGTTTTGTAGGGTAGAAATTTCCTCGCACAAATGACACAAAACGTCAAAAAGGAATATTAAACCATTGAGTTAATGAGTCATTTATATGCTTAGAGGATAGGCTGACCGAGTCCCCTTTGTCGTCCGATCAGACATCTTTTTCGCGGATGGGGTCAGTCGGCTAAGGGATGATGATCTTCTCGAAGAGTCGACCTCCACTCAGCCTCCTCACTCGGCTCAAGAGTCCAGTCAAACCATATATCCAACATATCCGATCGGACCATAGGTCTGATCGGCTAGATCACTTGGCTTAAACATGTGATCTAGCCGTGAGTGACCAAGCATGCTTGCTTTGGATGACCCTTATATAGATTGGGACTTCCTCAATCGGCTGGACCACCCGACCCCATATATATGTGCTAATTTCATAGTAGTATTGACTTTATGAAGGCAGGGAGACGAATAAGAGGACGCAGCCGCGGCGGCCGGCGGAAGTACCTATGAGGATTTGAAGGGTTCCTCTGTCGCTTGTTGTCTGCTAGTTGAGAACTCCTATACTGATTAGTAAGTAGTTCTGAGTTCTAATTTGTTATTCATGTGCCTCGCGAGCAAAGTTGCAATCTCATTTATTCGTTTAATTTGCTAGCGTCGAGAAAAGATTGGAGATTGGCCATGGCCTCGGCGCTACCTTTCTCctccaccactttcctcctcaaCTCTTCCACTCCCTTTTGCACCTTCTCCCCTTCCTTCCCTCCCATCACCCGCCGGATTCCCTCCGCTACGTCCCCGCATCCGCACCCTTCCTCCAGTCGGATTCCGGCGCCCCAGACCCCCGCAATTTGTGCGGCGTTCACGAAATGGTCGCCGGCGATGGGGTAGCACAGCATCCGCTTCCCGTGGAGCGCCGCCTCCACCGCCGACAGCCACCCGCAGTGCGTCAGGAAGCATCCCACCGCCGGGCTCGCCAGCACCGCCTCCTGCGGGGCCCAGTCCACCACCAGCCTGCCGCCTCGTCCGGCGAAGCCCGCAGGAAGCCCAGCCCGCCACCGTGCGTCGTCCCGCAGCGCCCACAGGAACGGAGCGCCGGCTGCCTCCAGCCCCAATGCGAACTCAGAGATGGTCGCCGGCGAGAGCGGCGCCACCCAGCTGCCGAAGGAGACGTACACGACGGAGCCGGGCGGTTGGTTCTTGAGCCAGGCAAGGCAGCTCTCGTCTTCCTCCCACAGGTTGGGCCTGGGTACCCTCTCGTGGGCCATTAGTGGGCCAATGGGCAGAGCCCGAGGGGATCTGTGCTCCGGCGAGAGGAGGTGTCCGCCACCGCCGGCTTCGCCGGGGAAGGTGTTGACTAAGACGAATTGGAGAGACTTGGCTCGATCAACTACTTGAAGCCAGAATTTGAATCGTAGATTCTGAACGGCGGAGTCGCCCGCCAGCCATGGCAGATCTTCTAGGCTCAGCTTTGCTTCGACTGCCAATATTTCTAACTCCTCTGTTTCCAACTCTCGTTTGCTCTGCGATTGATGCCGCAGAAAACTACCTTTCGagggaaaatttgaaaatattttgagactctgtaatttttgatgattgaaatttaaaattttatttaatctgGTGTTGATTTTAGTTTTTACCGTCTTGCTCGGAGATGAAACCTCTTCGAATTAGCTCGGGGATGGCGGCAATGGCTCGGTAAGAGGCGAGCATCGCTGGCCAGAACCCGGCGACCACCGGCACGCCGCACCGCTTCGCCACCGGAATCGCCCACGAGGCCGCCAGGTCCACCACCACGCACGCCACCGCGCCATCGCCGTCCGCCAGCAACAGGCGCTCGAGGTGAGGAGGCATGTGGCACTCCATAGCCCGGACGATGGCGGTGGAGTCCTCCGCCGTGTGGTCCGCCTCTGGCAGCCCGCTCGGAAGGCACGCGTGGCGAACATCGCCGGCGTCTGCGCTGCCGGCGAGGCGGCGGTGGATGAAGTCGGGCGTGGCCATGGTGACGTCGAAGCCGCTCGCATTGAGAAGGCGGCCGAGGCGCAGCATAGCAGTGACATGGCCCTGAGCCGGGAAGGGAACGAGAATGAATCGCGACCTCGCCATGGCAACAAATTAAAGTTCCTCCCTTCCATTTATAGTAGACATTGTCGACGATTTCACCCAAATTATTATTccaatttttcaattaatttcctattttcactAGTGGATAAAAGATATCAAATATAGATTAACACacgattttacttttttttttttttttcatttttcttttaaaaagggGACATTATTCAAATAATATTCTTTACGTTTCTTCCCTCCTACTGAGTGTTCATTTAATGTGCTATTTAATACCACAAAGCTGCCACGTTTGGATTCTGAAACCAAAAACAAATAGTCATTAATGCTATAAGAAATATTCCTGCTATTTAATGCCACAAAGCTGCCATCCCGTTTATTTAATATTGTTTTCTTTCTCATTCAtcactaattttatttttaaatttacaaattatTAACTTATCTTTTCAACCAAACAAGTAAACGACTAACTCTAAACAAGCATATGAAaattaagataaaataaaataaaaacatatcaTCTTTTTGGCCTTCCACCATTCCTCTCGAGAAAACCTTCTAACATTACTTTCTTTTTATATTCAGCTGAGTCTATATCAATTTTCTCTGGTACAATTTTTTCTTCATCATTTGGTTGTGAGGCTTTCACTACTAGTGATATATATAAACATGAGCAAAGGCAAATTATGGCACTTCCGCGCCCTACAAATACCAAAATAGCCAAAGTGATGGTCAAGATGCCAACTCCGACCGATGATCCAAGCTTCATCGGTCCAAGCTTCCGCGACTGACTCAGAATCTTATATGGCCTTGGCTCATTGTCCTTGAGCCTAGTTGGAATTGGATACAAACTTTGAACAAATGAAGCTTGTGCTACGTTGCTATAATGTCTTCTTTTAGTTTGCAATTCGAGATTTTGTTGCCCAATGTTAAGATTCTCATCGAACTTTGAAGCTACCCTACTCGATGATGCCGCTTTATTCTTGTCATTGTTGTTATTATCCTCTATGCCTCGCTGCTGTGGAAACACGATAATAGAGTATATAACTTCATATTGAACATATAAAAtgagttaagaattatgttttcaCAGTAAAATAGTATTTaaacaattgaaaaatattaattcATTTTTAGTTGAAAATAAGGGTTAAGTATATCAATAATTAGTAAAAACACACAATCACTATTAGAGCATCCTCGTTTGTTTGACGTTAATATATATCATACACCCATTAAATTAACATCTCTTTTTTATTAACATATATATTTACATATATTTTAGTATTAATCTTCATTATTTATGGATCCCACTATCTATTCATTTATCTTTATTCTTTAtatccaaaatttatttttttattttttagatctttttttataaaatatgctCATTAACCACGTTCAAATAATTGAACACTATTAATATGTG
This window of the Zingiber officinale cultivar Zhangliang chromosome 3B, Zo_v1.1, whole genome shotgun sequence genome carries:
- the LOC122055214 gene encoding UDP-glycosyltransferase 82A1-like, translated to MARSRFILVPFPAQGHVTAMLRLGRLLNASGFDVTMATPDFIHRRLAGSADAGDVRHACLPSGLPEADHTAEDSTAIVRAMECHMPPHLERLLLADGDGAVACVVVDLAASWAIPVAKRCGVPVVAGFWPAMLASYRAIAAIPELIRRGFISEQDGSFLRHQSQSKRELETEELEILAVEAKLSLEDLPWLAGDSAVQNLRFKFWLQVVDRAKSLQFVLVNTFPGEAGGGGHLLSPEHRSPRALPIGPLMAHERVPRPNLWEEDESCLAWLKNQPPGSVVYVSFGSWVAPLSPATISEFALGLEAAGAPFLWALRDDARWRAGLPAGFAGRGGRLVVDWAPQEAVLASPAVGCFLTHCGWLSAVEAALHGKRMLCYPIAGDHFVNAAQIAGVWGAGIRLEEGCGCGDVAEGIRRVMGGKEGEKVQKGVEELRRKVVEEKGSAEAMANLQSFLDASKLNE